A stretch of DNA from Candidatus Neomarinimicrobiota bacterium:
ATTATCATTAAAATGAAACCGACCGAAATAGAAATACTTGAAGCTTTAAAGGCTAATGTAAAAGCTACTGACATGGTCAGTGCTCTCCCCGCTATCAACGACACTTCGCTGAGGGATTTTTTTGATAACCTATCCGGATTATTAAATCCTCCCGGTAAGGTAGAAATCTACATCGACGGAGCAAGTGACGGCGATAGAAATGGTGGGATTGGAGTACGAATACTGAATAATGGGGCGGAAAAGAATATATCGCGTTCGATAGGGAAAGCGACAAACAACGAAGCGGAATACTCTGCGTTACTCGAAGGAGCA
This window harbors:
- a CDS encoding ribonuclease HI family protein, with product MKPTEIEILEALKANVKATDMVSALPAINDTSLRDFFDNLSGLLNPPGKVEIYIDGASDGDRNGGIGVRILNNGAEKNISRSIGKATNNEAEYSALLEGAKVALKNNFKNIAIYSDSELLVKQINGEYKVKAKNLIPLKEQVDSALAKVENYSLEWIPREQNRAADSLAKNGTKL